A DNA window from Planctomycetota bacterium contains the following coding sequences:
- a CDS encoding AAA family ATPase, giving the protein MRTIAIINQKGGCGKTTTAINLAACLARLGHKTLLADMDPQGHCATGLAVPDERVQRTLFDCLTAEPESPVAVSEVVWQIAENFDLAPSNLKLAGFEQLFAGKLGRERRLENVLATVDDRYEWCILDCPPGVGLLTFNALVACDEAIIPVETGYFSLHGLARMLETLEELKDRLGKETTIRVLPTLFDTRTKLAREVLAELRGRFSDVLMRSCVNFNAKLKEAASFGQPITEYDPGSKGYKDFVDLARELMGQSPLAMAMGEGESLSRPAELVRRARQLSQFSAKTFGKPAARIPGSGVGESDMSLEACGVTYASGQARFVASFAGARSVAVAGDFNDWNSHDGRMTYDAEAETWTGEFPIAAGRYRYRYVVDGRWTNDPANREIEQNDFGEFNNVLHVPATTHLPSPKHPTARQDLPSLAAA; this is encoded by the coding sequence ATGCGGACGATCGCGATCATCAACCAAAAAGGCGGCTGCGGTAAGACGACCACGGCCATCAATCTTGCCGCGTGCCTCGCACGCCTGGGCCACAAGACGCTCCTGGCCGACATGGACCCGCAGGGCCACTGTGCGACGGGCCTGGCCGTGCCGGACGAAAGGGTGCAGCGGACGCTGTTCGACTGCCTCACGGCCGAGCCGGAGTCGCCCGTTGCCGTCAGCGAAGTCGTCTGGCAGATCGCCGAGAACTTCGACCTGGCCCCGAGCAACCTGAAGCTCGCCGGGTTCGAGCAGCTCTTCGCCGGCAAGCTCGGCCGGGAGCGACGCCTCGAAAACGTCCTGGCCACCGTCGATGATCGCTACGAGTGGTGCATCCTCGACTGCCCGCCCGGCGTCGGTCTGCTGACGTTCAACGCGCTCGTCGCCTGCGACGAAGCAATCATCCCCGTCGAGACCGGCTACTTCAGCCTGCACGGCCTGGCTCGCATGCTCGAGACGCTCGAGGAACTCAAGGATCGCCTCGGCAAGGAGACGACCATCCGCGTCCTGCCGACGCTCTTCGACACACGCACCAAGCTTGCCCGCGAAGTGCTGGCCGAGCTGCGGGGGCGATTCAGCGACGTGCTCATGCGGTCGTGCGTCAACTTCAACGCCAAGCTGAAGGAAGCCGCTAGCTTCGGCCAGCCCATCACCGAGTACGACCCGGGCAGCAAGGGCTACAAAGACTTCGTCGACCTCGCCCGCGAGCTGATGGGCCAGTCGCCGCTGGCGATGGCGATGGGTGAGGGCGAGTCGCTCAGCCGGCCGGCCGAGCTGGTCCGCCGGGCACGTCAGCTCTCGCAGTTCTCTGCCAAGACCTTCGGCAAGCCGGCGGCACGCATTCCCGGCAGCGGCGTCGGCGAGTCTGACATGTCGCTCGAAGCCTGCGGCGTCACCTACGCCAGCGGACAGGCACGCTTCGTCGCTTCGTTCGCCGGTGCACGCAGCGTCGCCGTCGCGGGCGACTTCAACGACTGGAACAGCCACGACGGCCGCATGACCTACGACGCCGAGGCCGAAACCTGGACAGGCGAGTTCCCGATCGCCGCCGGCCGGTATCGCTACCGCTACGTCGTCGACGGCCGATGGACCAACGACCCGGCCAATCGCGAGATCGAACAGAACGACTTCGGCGAGTTCAACAACGTCCTGCACGTCCCGGCCACCACGCACCTGCCCAGTCCGAAGCACCCGACCGCCCGGCAAGACCTGCCGAGCCTCGCCGCCGCCTGA
- a CDS encoding SDR family NAD(P)-dependent oxidoreductase, with protein MPSLTGWLRRPREPDADAPGDLAHLLDRPPIKLDTPEAQRLLGGRRVLVTGAGGSIGSELCRQIARFCPRRLVILDQSEFGLFTIRRELSARWLGLDLRAAIADVCDERRISDVLAQERPHVLFHAAAHKHVGLMEDNPGEAVKVNVLGTHHVAHAAARLGVGTFVFISTDKAVNPSSVMGATKRAAEQVIAGIAKDAANTRFCCVRFGNVLGSSGSVVPIFEKQIDEGGPVTVTHPEMRRFLMTIPEAAGLVLQAGATAEGGEIFVLEMGEQVRILDLANALIRRRGLEPGKDIAIRFTGVGAGEKLEEELADARHPTRATRHPKICIWLLPEPTGAAADPVRQLRPHLDDRPADVRSALGRVVEEYRPTGHDQPVQPLRLAA; from the coding sequence GTGCCGTCGCTCACGGGCTGGTTGCGTCGTCCTCGTGAGCCCGACGCCGATGCGCCAGGCGATCTGGCGCACCTGCTCGATCGCCCGCCGATCAAGCTCGACACGCCTGAAGCCCAGCGGCTGCTCGGCGGACGCCGGGTCCTCGTGACCGGTGCGGGCGGCAGCATCGGCAGCGAATTGTGCCGGCAGATCGCCCGGTTCTGCCCGCGGCGGCTGGTCATCCTCGACCAGAGCGAGTTCGGGCTCTTCACGATCAGGCGCGAGCTCTCCGCCCGGTGGCTCGGACTCGACCTGCGAGCCGCCATCGCCGACGTGTGCGACGAGCGACGCATCAGCGACGTGCTGGCCCAGGAGCGGCCGCACGTGCTCTTCCACGCCGCGGCCCACAAGCACGTGGGTCTGATGGAGGACAATCCCGGCGAGGCCGTCAAGGTCAACGTGCTCGGCACGCACCACGTCGCCCACGCGGCGGCGCGGCTCGGCGTCGGGACGTTCGTCTTCATCTCGACGGACAAAGCCGTCAATCCGTCGAGTGTCATGGGCGCGACCAAACGCGCGGCCGAACAGGTCATCGCCGGCATCGCCAAAGACGCGGCCAACACGCGGTTCTGCTGCGTGCGGTTCGGCAACGTCCTGGGCTCCAGCGGGAGCGTCGTCCCGATCTTCGAAAAGCAGATCGACGAAGGCGGGCCGGTGACGGTGACGCATCCGGAAATGCGGCGGTTCCTGATGACGATCCCCGAAGCGGCTGGTCTGGTCCTGCAGGCCGGGGCGACGGCGGAAGGCGGTGAGATCTTCGTGCTGGAAATGGGCGAGCAGGTCCGCATCCTCGACCTCGCCAACGCCCTCATCCGCCGGCGTGGCCTGGAGCCGGGCAAAGACATCGCCATCCGGTTCACCGGCGTCGGTGCGGGCGAGAAGCTCGAAGAGGAGCTGGCAGACGCACGGCATCCGACGCGTGCGACGCGGCACCCGAAAATCTGCATCTGGCTGCTGCCCGAGCCGACCGGTGCCGCCGCCGATCCCGTTCGTCAGCTGAGGCCGCACCTGGACGATCGCCCGGCCGACGTGCGTTCGGCGCTGGGTCGCGTGGTCGAGGAGTACCGCCCGACAGGCCACGACCAGCCCGTCCAACCGCTGCGTCTGGCAGCGTGA
- the nrdR gene encoding transcriptional regulator NrdR: protein MICPFCGATKDQLKVIDSRSADAGEAIRRRRECLRCDKRFTTYERIELAVKLTVVKRDGRRSPWDRQKIVNGLERACYKRAVPEAALAKLADDVEDEAQRVFEKEVPSDWVGRQVMQRLRELDEVAYVRFASVYHRFKTVDELLGEVRDVMERDGNDPQQASLFDQRRRK from the coding sequence ATGATCTGTCCGTTTTGCGGTGCCACCAAGGACCAGCTCAAGGTCATCGACTCGCGCAGTGCCGATGCCGGCGAGGCGATTCGTCGCCGGCGCGAGTGCCTGCGGTGCGACAAGCGGTTCACCACGTACGAACGCATCGAGCTGGCCGTGAAGCTCACCGTCGTGAAACGCGACGGCCGGCGAAGCCCCTGGGACAGGCAGAAGATCGTCAATGGGCTGGAGCGTGCCTGCTACAAGCGGGCCGTCCCCGAAGCGGCGCTGGCGAAGCTGGCGGACGACGTCGAGGACGAAGCCCAGCGGGTCTTCGAAAAGGAAGTCCCCAGCGACTGGGTGGGCCGGCAGGTCATGCAGCGGCTACGCGAGCTGGACGAAGTCGCGTACGTGCGGTTTGCCAGCGTCTATCACCGGTTCAAAACGGTCGACGAGCTGCTGGGTGAGGTTCGCGACGTCATGGAACGCGACGGGAACGATCCGCAGCAGGCTTCGCTGTTCGATCAGCGACGACGCAAGTGA